TAGCTTTTTCCTACCAACATTTTAATGTCTCCATTGTATTTTCTGGTTGCATGAAGtcattcaaacatttgaaaagataacatgaaaagcacaaaatgaaaatccaaGGGctgattttaattaaaacactaAAACCACTGACAAATTGCCgttctgtgtgtttcagaatGGGAGGTGACCACGGCCCCAGCAAAATGCCCATGCCAGATTGGCGGCAGTGGAAGGCGGACGGAACACCCCTGGAGTTCACAAACCAGAGGCTGGCAGCCAGGGGCCTCAAGGACCCTTGGTCACGGTCAGCACTTTACTTGCATGAGGTATACTTGACATTGTCGTGTACCCAGTACGATTCCTGACACTGCTCCCCGTcgttctcccctctctctgcagtaATGAGGCGTGGAGATACTCTGGCGGCTTCGCTCGTGCTGTGACCTTTTCAGACGTGCTGCTGAAAGGATTCAAGTGGGGCTTCGCTGCCTTTACCGTGGCTCTGGCTGTAGAGTACGCCCTGTTCCCACCAAAGAAGGGTGGACACTAATGCTCATCGTAGTCCCTCAAAACCTGACCATACTGGAGTGGGATAatattctgttttctttattaaatgtCTATTTGGTCACCACATGACTTCACTTATTCTTCTTACACACTCTCCCACCTTTAAACCGTGAACATTTAGtccagttttgttttcctgctcagTTTCCGGTAGCACAGTTTCATGCATTTTGCCGTCAGTATTCCTAAAACTAGAGCTACAGTAGCTAGGAGCAATATCACATCCAGGCAGAAGTACTGGATCCAGTTGAGCTTCTGGCCGACTGATTTAAGATGTTTCGCCCCTTTGTGCCGCATCACATATTCTGTCCAGTACACCGCCAGGTCGAGAGGCTCAGTCGGCCGGTCTTTATGGAGAGCTGACAGCTTCTGTATGTTTTCTCTATACCTGGACACATACACATGAAACAGGTGAGTTTAAGATCacaacactgaaataaaacagttaaaaggAGACCGAAAAACTGGCAACCACATGGCGACAGCGGCCTTCTGACCCCTCACCTGATGTCATTTATGACCTCATTCAGTGCCTGAAGCAGGATTTCTGTAGTGATAGAAAAAATATCCACCTCGACTCCCACTCCCCTGCTCGCCATTCTCTTAGCGTTGTCAGGTTGGTCCCCGCTTATCGGCAGCATCACCATGGGAACAGCGTGACACAGTCCCTCGAAGACACCGTGTGACCCAGCGTGCGTGATGAAAGCCCGGGCTCCAGAATGTGCtaacataaaaacatgcacaAGGTTAGTCGAATCGGCAAAACACTGGAAGATGTCTGAAGTTATTTGATATGTGACGCATTCACTGACCGAGCAGATCATTCTGAGGCACCCAGCTCATTATCTTCACGTTTTCTGGGACGTTGTCAGGAACCTGACCTGTATATCTCCATATCACCTGTCAAAAGAAGCTgtcaattatttttctttcaatgaGATAAGATGCGTGTTCAATTACTGTATATGTTCGTATGcatttattcactttttgtGGAATCTGCCTGAAAGCCTCTAAGAAGATAGACACAGTTTCTTCTGGGAAATCTGATATCATGGTGCCCAGAGTGAACACCACAAACCCGTGCTCCCCTGACACCCAGGACTCcaaatgctgcaaaaaaaaccaaaacaaaggaACTCATTAAACCCACACACAACTTTCACTCTTgtgaaaaaaattatgttttcctAAACATTGTTAAAATGCACTTTAACGTTTTTAagttttgtcaaattaaaatgagCATAAATtcacataataaaatgttaattgaCATGCCaataataaaaatttaaaaaacagggCAAAACTTTAAAGGATATCCACAGAGCAATacttttttataatattttttaattatatgtttattgtgccaaaaataaaattattttacagattctctgttatttaaaatgaaagaaaatattggGTGAGGCCTGAAAACGGTTTTGTAAATGGTTAATTAAATTTTCCAACTGCATGATCACATTTAAGCATTGCTTAAATATGGTACattaatgttaatataaattataatctTGAAGTAACAGAGAGAAATTCATCTAAAGAAATTTCagataactttttttaaatggttaaaACTTAAGACTTGCAGATTAATTTGAGTAATAATAAtcgtaaaaataataataaaatgtatttatatagcacttttcaaaaaacTATCAGTACATTACAAAATtgcatttgtaaatattttataatggatatttatacaattttatgtacatttaaatttaattaatatatatattaaattattatttatatacatgcAATTATACTTGCAATTATtctcactgttgtgtttctcaactggcaatatttaaaaatagaccTGTTAGcaaattttatatatatttgtagtATTTaggatatttatatataaatgtatctaTTTGTCCAAACCAGAAACACAGGGGATCTTACCTCAGGGAGAGGATCTCTCACATTGCAGTTGATGCCACCAACTAGAACTACATTTGGCATGAGAGGACGTGGGAACTCCAGTGTGAAGTCCAACCTATATTTGAACACATTGTGAGAAAATGTATCTGAATATGAGTCTGAGATCTATTTGACATTCAGTGGCATGAACGTTCACAAGGAAAGTAGAGCAGTAGTAAAAGTTCCCTGTTTTGTGTTATATGTGACTATCAGGTTGTTGTGTGTTCATCTCCCACATATCAATAAAAAACCCATGTTACCTCATCAGCCAGATATCAGAGTCTGACAGCACCTCAGCGATGCCCACCTCCTCTCCTAGGAACTCATAGGCTATTTTGTCAAAACGCCAGTACAGCAGTCGGCAGAACAGCGGCTCCAACAAAGCTACCTGCAGGCGTCAGGAccataaacacatgcacaaagtaAGGTGTTGATGCTTGACAGAGGAGTTCAGTTATTTGAGTTAAACTTTTACAGTGCTGAGCTTTCATAAATGTGAGACATGCAGTTAATCAGTCCAAGTTTAACTGGGCCATCACTGACACCAAGAGCTTCTGCTGCTTGAAACAAACCCATTGAAACCCATTGAATTAACCCAGGGCAGTTTGATAGTGGTACATTAGTCGAGCCTATCTCTGGCCCAGGATGACAGCACATGGAGTAAAATCGGAGGAAGATTATCTAAATCCACCACAAATATTTCTGTGCATGTTTACTTactattacttttactttatccTATCTTCTACACAAAGGCTCATTCTACGTATTGATTATTAATAAACAATATTGGCAGAATGTTGCACCAGAGCAGGATGTTAGATAAAAGTGATTGTTTGCATTATTGAGGCACATGTGCAAGATGGCACAGGATTTTCCTTCAGGATTAATAGTCTTATCTTattttgtcttatcttatcttatcttagttCAAATACTAAGTCCTCTTTTCTCTATTGCTGTATGCAATAGAGCAGTGGCAGATTAattcaggggccataaagggccacaatttacacagaggggtcaattatatgtccaacatcccTGTACGGCTCCCAATTCAGTGAGGTccacatttaagtcattccttgtttactgttagctctatagctttgattTACAGCCACaccattaaaaatatatttatcattgtAGCACATTGTGTTTCCACAAAAAAGCTTGGGAAATAAAAAGTCTCTATAAATTGTCTTATTTATTGTAGTACTGTTAGTAAGTGACTAAATGAATACTGACAGGACAGATGCATTTCAGGGGCAAATTTCAGcaggggccagtgcccccctggccccacccctgcaTGGGGTCCAAGGTTGAGTACGGAAGCTAGAAACTGTAGATAACACCTGGAGGAAGGTTCAGAATATCACTGAGAGGACTATGAGGCGACAGATAGGGACGTCACAACAATGACTCAGCGAGATGTGCCACGGTTCAGATATATTTGTGAATCTGCCTACACATGCTCACCAAAGTGTTGACAACTCTCTGCTTGAAGTTCATTGTATCGGTGAATCCAGTAAAAAAGCGTGGCACATATGAGGGTGGGGCGGGGCAGCCAGCAGATTTTATATCCAAGGAACATGGCATTCCTCTCAGTAGATTAACAGTGGGGATACCTGAAAACGATTCAGCGATTAGAGGGGACCAAACATGCAGATGTAGATAGGTATGcactttattaatcccaaaTTGGGAAATGATTGTGTTGTCAAGGACATGTCCAGGGCATTGCACACAGAGCAAAGTAGCAATAAAACAGATACGAAGAAttaaaataactcaaaatagaatgtaataaacataaaatgtactaaaaacTGTACACACTCCCTAAGTAAATGATACACAATAAAGTACTAAGAAAATACAGTAATGTACGAGCACAGAGATAATGCAAGTGGGTCAGAACTCACCAAGTTTCCGAGCAATCAGTGCGCCTGTGGGGATCATCGGGTCTGTCAACACGGCATCGAAGCCCTGCAGAGTGAGGGGACAGGATGATGggtgaatgttttttattgcatCTCAGTTCTCATAATCATCTCAAACTCATACAGCAGAAGGGAGGCATTGTGTGTCTAAATCTCACGAAACTCAGCACTGAACTTTCTCAggcaatttacaatacaaaaTTGTGAAGTCGATAATATGAATGGTTTgcgagatatgtgttccacatatagacagatgtttgtggaattagtaagTAGATACAGGGTTTCTTCTCAGTAACATAATCACCTACATTATAATGCAATCTGATGCAGCAAGTAGTTCCAGAGTGGTAGCCCAGACAGAATCCTAATAAATGCTGAATTTGTGCAGTAAACATTGTTTTACTGGATTTAACTGTCGATCCAGAGGTTGTGTTCGGCCACTGCATTTGCACTCACCTGCTGTGCCAGATGTGAGATGAGGCTGGCATTGAACagtagactttctgctgtggTGTGGAACAATTCTATCAGTATCTGTAATTTTGAGAATcgtttctccatcttctccatgAAAGGCTGTGAAGATTGTTGCATCATGTCTTTGTTCATGGACAACACAGAATCAATGTGAGCCTTGTCGTAGGGAACGGGATGAGTCACAGTGTCGTAGTGTTTCCCCGGACCCAACCGTATGCTGACCTCTGGTATCACCACGGTGACCCGGTGTCCACGGCGACCCATTTCTTGGGAAATGGCCTTCATGGTCACCCAGTGGCTCCCATCCATGGGCACAACTAGCAGCTTACCCGAGTATGCAGAGGAGGCAGCATGACTTGGAAAAATGccgtctgtctgctgctggttCTCTAGCTTAGacgtttctgtctcagtcttaTCCAAATCACCAATCACCTGCATATCTGTGTGTAGCAGCACGAACATtaacgctgctgctttccacATTGTTCTCGTATCGTGTGTCCAAACACCTCACTGTGTCCAACACAGAAGTggcagaaagtgagagaaaaaacacgTCAAGAAAACAAGCCCTAAGCTGTGCTTTAGTTGTTCTTGTAACCTGATCCCTCCGCTGAACTTCTTGTGTCTGGCCCTGGATTGTTGAAATTCCTGTCAGCTTGAGGTGTCCAAAGTCCTTGTTTGTCAATCAACCGGAGTCCAGTCTCAAAGTTTGCTGCAGTGTTGTGAGTTGTATTAGTATTCTGGAATACTGTGAGCCTGCTGCAGAGATTGTTGCATGGCCCCTGCAAAATGATGGCACGCAAATTCGTGAAGAGTTACATTGGAGAGGGGATCAGCCTGTATGCAAATTGCAGCCATGATCGAAGGGTGCTGTCATTTACATTCACAGAGCTTTAAAatgtacaactcctgaagataccTTGAACTGGGTGtctgagaatcttcacagatatcTGTATAAAACATGTGGTGATAAATGAACAATACACCAGTTGGTCTAATCTCAATTAATTTAAGTAAAATCTCCTTTTAATTTGCCAATGTCCAACTTGTATTAAAATCTCAAATCGTAATTGTCTTAATGTATAtacttttttaataaagttgttaagaaaaaaagttttggaTCAAACATTAAAGAAGTAAAGTTGCAAAATGAATCATGTTTTGTATGTTCGGTTCTTGCAATTCGGACGCTTGTCCAGCTGGGGGCGGTAGCGTGCCGCTCACTCCCCGCGGCAGAGCAGTAAAAGAAGAATTCTGATCCGCAGCGCGCGCACATTCAGGAAAGTTGTTGTGGAAGAATAAAACCGAGGCTGAGCCCCGCGAGCTTTCTACAGGAAACAGTATGTAAACACATACTCAACATACTTTGAACTGATTTATACTTTCAGATTGGTTTGAACCGGTAAAAGTTACGTAAACTGTGAACGACACGAAGTCCGTTTTAAAATCCCAGTAAACCGAGTTTCAGTGAAGATCAGCAACCAGTCCGATTATTGTTTATTCTGGATCTTAGTCTTGCTAGTTTAGCCGGGATGCTAACGTGAGCTACTCAACAccagtagcagtagtagtaatagtagtaatagtagtagtagtagtagtggtggtagtggtggtaGTAATAGTTACTGTAGTAACTGTGGGAAGTTTTGAGTCCAGTGTTTGTAAAACCTGGATCATCGTCAGTAATATCTTaactttctactccactacagTTTTTCACATTGCATT
Above is a window of Hippoglossus hippoglossus isolate fHipHip1 chromosome 17, fHipHip1.pri, whole genome shotgun sequence DNA encoding:
- the LOC117778959 gene encoding UDP-glucuronosyltransferase 1-1-like — protein: MWKAAALMFVLLHTDMQVIGDLDKTETETSKLENQQQTDGIFPSHAASSAYSGKLLVVPMDGSHWVTMKAISQEMGRRGHRVTVVIPEVSIRLGPGKHYDTVTHPVPYDKAHIDSVLSMNKDMMQQSSQPFMEKMEKRFSKLQILIELFHTTAESLLFNASLISHLAQQGFDAVLTDPMIPTGALIARKLGIPTVNLLRGMPCSLDIKSAGCPAPPSYVPRFFTGFTDTMNFKQRVVNTLVALLEPLFCRLLYWRFDKIAYEFLGEEVGIAEVLSDSDIWLMRLDFTLEFPRPLMPNVVLVGGINCNVRDPLPEHLESWVSGEHGFVVFTLGTMISDFPEETVSIFLEAFRQIPQKVIWRYTGQVPDNVPENVKIMSWVPQNDLLAHSGARAFITHAGSHGVFEGLCHAVPMVMLPISGDQPDNAKRMASRGVGVEVDIFSITTEILLQALNEVINDIRYRENIQKLSALHKDRPTEPLDLAVYWTEYVMRHKGAKHLKSVGQKLNWIQYFCLDVILLLATVALVLGILTAKCMKLCYRKLSRKTKLD
- the ndufb3 gene encoding NADH dehydrogenase [ubiquinone] 1 beta subcomplex subunit 3, producing MGGDHGPSKMPMPDWRQWKADGTPLEFTNQRLAARGLKDPWSRNEAWRYSGGFARAVTFSDVLLKGFKWGFAAFTVALAVEYALFPPKKGGH